A window of Euwallacea fornicatus isolate EFF26 chromosome 13, ASM4011564v1, whole genome shotgun sequence contains these coding sequences:
- the LOC136342932 gene encoding ciliary microtubule associated protein 1A-like: MGGLTQRPWTPTKRRGPIAAEYNSPGPACVSLPSYIGKKPLEAKTGSAPAYSFGAKANAKLESIGPGPGQYNVTGLSAKGKDTPPALSLHSRPKEPKPDNFPAPGDYNPDKAEKVTHEHSPQYTFGLKTNVGKPADTPGPNAYKPFTRTSSHRYSFGRRTAMGRIPDTPAPNVYSIPTGEKLDTTPKYSFGVKPELVKPFNTPAPNVYSVDKAKSVMQHTPMYSFGNKVNLDKPVDTPAPNVYHIPSVVGERGSPAYTISGRNKELLDERVKNPGPGQYSNVDPEFYKTHSPAYTISGRTNIPKDDKIPGPGVYSPEKVTLEYPPAHSFGIRHSVYADHY; the protein is encoded by the exons ATGGGTGGTTTGACTCAAAGACCATGGACTCCAACCAAAAGGCGTGGCCCAATCGCTGCTGAGTACAACAGTCCCGGACCGGCATGCGTGTCCTTGCCCTCTTatattg GCAAGAAGCCGCTAGAGGCCAAAACAGGCAGCGCCCCTGCTTATAGCTTCGGGGCCAAAGCCAACGCCAAGCTGGAAAGTATTGGGCCCGGTCCTGGACAGTACAACGTCACGGGATTAAGTGCTAAAG GGAAAGACACTCCTCCAGCGTTAAGTCTGCACAGCAGGCCCAAAGAACCGAAACCGGACAATTTCCCGGCCCCTGGAGATTACAATCCTGATAAGGCGGAAAAAGTGACTCACGAACATTCGCCCCAATACACCTTTGGTTTGAAGACCAACGTGGGCAAACCTGCAGATACACCCG GGCCTAATGCCTATAAACCCTTTACACGTACCAGTAGCCACAGGTATTCGTTTGGAAGAAGGACCGCAATGGGTAGAATTCCGGATACTCCTG cCCCTAATGTTTACTCCATCCCTACTGGTGAAAAATTGGACACAACCCCAAAATATAGTTTCGGCGTCAAGCCTGAGCTGGTTAAGCCATTCAATACACCTG CACCAAATGTATACAGTGTTGACAAAGCTAAATCCGTCATGCAGCATACTCCAATGTatagtttcggaaataaagttaatttggATAAACCTGTGGATACCCCCG CACCCAACGTTTACCACATTCCATCGGTTGTGGGGGAGAGAGGCTCTCCGGCCTATACCATCTCAGGGAGGAATAAGGAGCTTTTAGACGAAAGAGTTAAAAATCCAGGACCTGGCCAATATAGCAACGTAGATCCGGAATTTTACAAAACTCACTCGCCTGCCTATACAATCAGCGGCAGGACTAATATCCCTAAGGACGATAAAATTCCTGGACCTGGAGTATATTCTCCTGAAAAG gTAACTTTAGAATATCCTCCAGCGCATAGCTTTGGAATCAGACACTCCGTATACGCCGACCATTACTAA
- the LOC136343139 gene encoding elastin-like isoform X1 → MRAFQACVVFALVACIASKQVAIKQDKRSLLLGDAGLGVGLAGHGLLGVDGLGGVGLAGAGIGTLGSGLIAGTSGLGVGLVGGTGVGLATGVRTASSSASIIDRTVALPVPVGVPVDVPRPVGVPISVPRPVAVPRPVPIDVPVPSPVAVPRPVPIDVPRPVHVPRPIAVPIDSPRAVGVGIPAPVPVDVPIPAPVAIPTPVNVGTVGISSGWGGVGLGGAGLAGSGIGLGGLAIQGSGLRGGGVVGSGIGLGGASGIGLGGAGGIGLGGAGGLGVGSIGLGGAGIGSGVGTHGGKW, encoded by the exons ATGAGGGCATTCcaa GCCTGCGTGGTGTTTGCTCTTGTGGCGTGCATCGCCTCCAAACAAGTCGCCATTAAACAAGACAAAAGGAGTTTGTTGTTAGGGGATGCAGGGCTAGGTG TCGGTTTAGCCGGGCATGGACTACTAGGAGTTGATGGTCTTGGAGGTGTTGGATTGGCTGGTGCAGGCATCGGCACCTTAG GCTCAGGGCTCATAGCTGGAACCTCCGGCTTAGGAGTTGGTCTTGTTGGGGGAACCGGAGTAGGATTAGCTACAGGAGTTCGCACGGCGTCTTCCTCCGCTTCTATCATCGACCGTACAGTAGCTCTCCCAGTACCGGTAGGAGTACCGGTGGACGTACCTCGTCCTGTAGGAGTTCCAATCTCAGTGCCAAGACCCGTCGCCGTTCCTCGCCCCGTGCCCATCGACGTCCCAGTACCATCTCCAGTAGCAGTCCCACGCCCAGTACCCATCGACGTACCCAGGCCTGTACATGTTCCCAGACCAATCG CCGTTCCAATTGACAGCCCCAGAGCAGTCGGTGTTGGCATTCCCGCCCCAGTTCCAGTAGATGTTCCAATTCCAGCTCCAGTAGCAATTCCCACACCTGTTAATGTCGGAACTGTTGGCATAAGTTCTGGATGGGGAGGAGTCGGTCTTGGCGGTGCTGGTTTGGCTGGAAGTGGAATTGGACTCGGAGGACTTGCTATACAAGGAAGCGGACTTCGTGGAGGTGGTGTTGTAGGATCTGGCATTGGTCTCGGAGGAGCTAGTGGAATCGGTCTCGGAGGAGCTGGTGGAATCGGTCTCGGAGGAGCTGGTGGACTCGGTGTTGGTTCAATAGGTCTCGGAGGTGCTGGAATCGGATCCGGCGTAGGTACACATGGAGGCAAATGGTAA
- the LOC136343139 gene encoding tetra-peptide repeat homeobox protein 1-like isoform X2, producing MRAFQACVVFALVACIASKQVAIKQDKRSLLLGDAGLGGSGLIAGTSGLGVGLVGGTGVGLATGVRTASSSASIIDRTVALPVPVGVPVDVPRPVGVPISVPRPVAVPRPVPIDVPVPSPVAVPRPVPIDVPRPVHVPRPIAVPIDSPRAVGVGIPAPVPVDVPIPAPVAIPTPVNVGTVGISSGWGGVGLGGAGLAGSGIGLGGLAIQGSGLRGGGVVGSGIGLGGASGIGLGGAGGIGLGGAGGLGVGSIGLGGAGIGSGVGTHGGKW from the exons ATGAGGGCATTCcaa GCCTGCGTGGTGTTTGCTCTTGTGGCGTGCATCGCCTCCAAACAAGTCGCCATTAAACAAGACAAAAGGAGTTTGTTGTTAGGGGATGCAGGGCTAGGTG GCTCAGGGCTCATAGCTGGAACCTCCGGCTTAGGAGTTGGTCTTGTTGGGGGAACCGGAGTAGGATTAGCTACAGGAGTTCGCACGGCGTCTTCCTCCGCTTCTATCATCGACCGTACAGTAGCTCTCCCAGTACCGGTAGGAGTACCGGTGGACGTACCTCGTCCTGTAGGAGTTCCAATCTCAGTGCCAAGACCCGTCGCCGTTCCTCGCCCCGTGCCCATCGACGTCCCAGTACCATCTCCAGTAGCAGTCCCACGCCCAGTACCCATCGACGTACCCAGGCCTGTACATGTTCCCAGACCAATCG CCGTTCCAATTGACAGCCCCAGAGCAGTCGGTGTTGGCATTCCCGCCCCAGTTCCAGTAGATGTTCCAATTCCAGCTCCAGTAGCAATTCCCACACCTGTTAATGTCGGAACTGTTGGCATAAGTTCTGGATGGGGAGGAGTCGGTCTTGGCGGTGCTGGTTTGGCTGGAAGTGGAATTGGACTCGGAGGACTTGCTATACAAGGAAGCGGACTTCGTGGAGGTGGTGTTGTAGGATCTGGCATTGGTCTCGGAGGAGCTAGTGGAATCGGTCTCGGAGGAGCTGGTGGAATCGGTCTCGGAGGAGCTGGTGGACTCGGTGTTGGTTCAATAGGTCTCGGAGGTGCTGGAATCGGATCCGGCGTAGGTACACATGGAGGCAAATGGTAA